From the Billgrantia sulfidoxydans genome, one window contains:
- a CDS encoding glutathione S-transferase family protein — protein MNSNFPSHAAPIKLYRHPKSGHSHRVELMMALLGLPYETVDIDLKNGAHKAPAFLAISPFGQVPVIDDNGVMLSDSNAILVYLVKSYPTGHDWLPESPAGAAEVQRWLSVAAGEIARGPCAARLVTVFGASLDHDGAKAAAHRLLAQLEPILERRDFLAGPAITIADVAGYSYIAHAPEGGVSLDAYPAIRSWLTRVEAQEGFVGMVRTPLPETA, from the coding sequence ATGAACTCGAACTTTCCCTCTCATGCCGCCCCGATCAAGCTGTACCGTCACCCGAAATCGGGTCATAGCCATCGTGTCGAACTCATGATGGCACTGCTCGGCCTGCCCTATGAGACCGTCGATATCGATCTCAAGAACGGCGCGCACAAGGCGCCCGCATTTCTCGCTATCAGCCCCTTCGGGCAGGTCCCTGTCATCGATGACAACGGCGTGATGCTGTCGGATTCCAACGCCATTCTGGTCTATCTGGTGAAGTCCTATCCCACCGGCCACGATTGGCTGCCTGAAAGCCCCGCGGGCGCCGCGGAAGTGCAGCGTTGGCTGTCGGTGGCCGCCGGTGAGATCGCGCGTGGCCCTTGCGCGGCACGGCTGGTGACGGTCTTCGGCGCCTCGCTGGATCACGACGGCGCCAAGGCGGCGGCGCATCGCTTGCTTGCCCAATTGGAGCCGATACTGGAACGCCGCGATTTCCTGGCCGGACCGGCCATCACCATCGCCGATGTCGCCGGCTACAGCTATATCGCCCATGCGCCCGAAGGCGGCGTGAGTCTCGATGCCTATCCCGCGATCCGGTCTTGGTTGACAAGAGTCGAAGCGCAGGAAGGCTTCGTCGGCATGGTCCGTACGCCGCTTCCTGAAACCGCCTGA
- a CDS encoding LysR family transcriptional regulator has translation MPDRLQTMAMLVKVVDEGSITSGARALRMPIATVSRRISELEADLNAELVQRSPRGLTLTEAGTAYVAACRRILEEVAEAERGASGEFTAPRGTLTLTAPIVFGRLYVLPVVTAFLQCHPEVNIQLQLTDRPMSIGEEHIDVAVRIGPLPDSGLIARKVGEVRQVVCASPAYLDKHGRPSAPSDLERTSCITFDQLLAIQAWRFEAEGESLRIPVQARLTVNTAEAALDAAEAGLGFTRVLSYQSAPRIQAGRLETVLQAWEPTPWPIHLVYERRPLLPQKLRAFIDFAVPCIAQSVKAGFAGADR, from the coding sequence ATGCCCGACAGACTCCAGACGATGGCCATGCTGGTCAAAGTGGTCGACGAAGGCAGCATCACGTCGGGCGCTCGAGCCCTGAGGATGCCCATCGCCACCGTTAGCCGCAGGATTTCCGAGCTGGAGGCCGACTTGAACGCCGAGCTGGTTCAGCGCTCTCCTCGTGGGCTGACGTTGACCGAGGCGGGAACGGCCTACGTGGCGGCGTGCCGAAGGATCCTGGAAGAGGTGGCCGAAGCGGAGCGTGGCGCCTCCGGTGAGTTTACCGCGCCTCGGGGTACGCTGACCCTGACGGCGCCGATCGTCTTCGGGCGTCTGTATGTCCTGCCGGTGGTCACGGCTTTCCTCCAGTGCCATCCGGAGGTGAACATTCAGCTGCAACTCACCGACCGTCCGATGAGCATCGGTGAGGAGCATATCGATGTGGCTGTGCGTATCGGCCCGCTACCGGATAGCGGCCTTATCGCTCGGAAAGTCGGCGAAGTACGCCAAGTCGTCTGTGCGAGCCCCGCCTATCTCGACAAGCACGGCAGGCCCTCTGCGCCAAGCGATCTCGAGAGGACCTCCTGTATTACCTTCGATCAGCTGCTGGCCATCCAGGCCTGGCGTTTCGAAGCGGAGGGGGAGTCGCTGAGGATTCCGGTTCAGGCACGCCTGACCGTGAACACGGCCGAAGCGGCATTGGATGCTGCCGAGGCGGGTCTCGGCTTTACCCGGGTTCTCTCCTATCAGTCGGCACCGAGGATCCAGGCCGGACGCCTGGAAACGGTACTGCAGGCGTGGGAACCAACGCCCTGGCCGATCCACCTGGTTTACGAGCGTCGGCCGCTGCTCCCGCAGAAGCTGCGCGCCTTCATCGATTTCGCGGTGCCATGTATCGCGCAGAGCGTGAAGGCCGGGTTTGCTGGGGCTGACCGCTGA